One Nerophis ophidion isolate RoL-2023_Sa linkage group LG23, RoL_Noph_v1.0, whole genome shotgun sequence genomic window carries:
- the LOC133541353 gene encoding small integral membrane protein 10 isoform X2 has translation MTTTRSEQKDETVAGAEHRCLCAQEGKQEIIFNSLLFVEREKKDDEEFFTRRSAHIVTLLIVTPHIVTLHPVTGASMAGLSHLVLRLSGTAGRSYGVFSKGLSRTLMIFFHLAWRLRIRFPYIYLVASMMFNVRLQVHIEIH, from the exons ATGACAACAACACGGTCGGAACAGAAAGACGAGACAGTCGCTGGGGCGGAGCACCGATGTCTGTGCGCACAAGAAGGAAAACAGGAAATCATTTTCAATTCCTTGTTATTTGTTGAGAGAGAAAAGAAAGATGATGAAGAGTTTTTTACTCGCCGCTCAGCCCACATAGTGACCCTCCTCATAGTGACCCCCCACATAGTGACCCTCCACCCCGTCACAGGAGCCTCCATGGCGGGGCTGTCTCACCTGGTGCTCCGCTTGTCGGGGACTGCAGGTCGCAGCTACGGAGTCTTTTCTAAAGGCTTGAGCAGGACGCTGATGATCTTCTTCCACCTGGCCTGGAGGCTGAGGATTAG GTTCCCTTACATCTACCTGGTGGCCTCCATGATGTTCAACGTCAGACTGCAG
- the LOC133541353 gene encoding small integral membrane protein 10 isoform X1: MTTTRSEQKDETVAGAEHRCLCAQEGKQEIIFNSLLFVEREKKDDEEFFTRRSAHIVTLLIVTPHIVTLHPVTGASMAGLSHLVLRLSGTAGRSYGVFSKGLSRTLMIFFHLAWRLRIRFPYIYLVASMMFNVRLQVHIEIH; encoded by the coding sequence ATGACAACAACACGGTCGGAACAGAAAGACGAGACAGTCGCTGGGGCGGAGCACCGATGTCTGTGCGCACAAGAAGGAAAACAGGAAATCATTTTCAATTCCTTGTTATTTGTTGAGAGAGAAAAGAAAGATGATGAAGAGTTTTTTACTCGCCGCTCAGCCCACATAGTGACCCTCCTCATAGTGACCCCCCACATAGTGACCCTCCACCCCGTCACAGGAGCCTCCATGGCGGGGCTGTCTCACCTGGTGCTCCGCTTGTCGGGGACTGCAGGTCGCAGCTACGGAGTCTTTTCTAAAGGCTTGAGCAGGACGCTGATGATCTTCTTCCACCTGGCCTGGAGGCTGAGGATTAGGTTCCCTTACATCTACCTGGTCGCCTCCATGATGTTCAACGTCAGACTGCAG